DNA from Electrophorus electricus isolate fEleEle1 chromosome 5, fEleEle1.pri, whole genome shotgun sequence:
aggttagggttagctctAAAATGACACCCTTCTGTAGTATACTAGATTAGGGTTAGCCCTAAATCACACTCTTCTGTGGTACActtggttagggttagccctaaATCACACTCTTCTGTGGTACActtggttagggttagccctaaATCACACTCTTCTGTGGTACActtggttagggttagccctaaATCACACTCTTCTGTGGTACActtggttagggttatggttggTTATTAAACAGCTTGGCATCCCAGAGAACACTCTCAATTATATAATCTAAACTGTTATGCACACCTTCCATCTTACATTTCACAACATTTCAGCAACTGTAAATATTAACTTAACTAATTCCAAACTAGACAAACACCATACATATAAGATTTGTGAAGTGAATTTCCAAAGAGCTCTTTCTAAATGTGAATGCTGTTGTCATGGCGCTGTTGTCATGCTGCCATCTGGCTGTCTGGGAGCAGCAAGCACTCTGGATGCCATTCTGCTGAGGAGTTCTGGGAAAGTGGATGGAATTCaggagacaggaagtgatgcgtCAGCTCTACCTCAGCGCATCCTTTGGTGCTACTGTCACCATTGTCCTGAAGAGTCAACCAATAACAcctgcaggtaacacacacacacacagtcctgaagAGTCAGCCAATAACACctgcagataacacacacacacacacacacacacacacacacacacacacacacacacacacacacacacgcatacacacacacacgcatgcacacacacacacagacacagccctgAAGAGTCAGCCAAAAACACctgcagataacacacacacacacacatacacacacacagccctgaagaGTCAGCCAATAACACctgcagataacacacacacacacacacacacacacacacacacagccctgaagaGTCAGCCAATAACACctgcagataacacacacacacacacacacagccctgaagaGTCAGCCAATAACACctgcagataacacacacacacacacacacacacacacacacacacacacatacacgcacacacacacacacacacacacacacacatacacgcacacacacacatacacgcacacgcacacacacacacacacacacacacacacacacacacacacacacacacacacacacacacatacacgcacacacacacatacacgcacacgcacacacacacacacacacacacacacacacacacacacacacacacacacacacacgcagcctctctACTACATTCCTGTCCCACTGAAgatgatgggtgtgtgtgtgtgtaggacagatgGCTCCTGCTTCACcatggtggaggaggagggtggtGCAGCTGTTCTGACATCAGGCTGCTTGGGGCTGGTGGGGTCTGAATTCCAATGCAGGGTGAGTGAagacctgatctcagatcagtcagCACACAGTGACCTTATTAGACTAATTCCATACACTGCATTCTGTTTCCAGTACTGTGTTACTCTCTCCTACTTAccaatgactgtgtgtgtgtgtgtgtgtgtgtgtgcgtgcgtgtgtgcgtgtgtgtgtgcgtgcgtgcgtgcatgcgtgtgtgtgcgtgcgtgcgggcgtgcgtgtgcgtgcgtgcgtgcgtgcatgcgtgcgtgcgtgcgtgcgtgcgtgcgtgtgtgtgtgtgcgtgcgtgcgggcgtgcgtgcgtgtgtgtgtgtgtgtgtgtgtgtgtgtgtgtgtgtgtgtgtgtgtgtgtgtgtgtgtgtaggacacagGGAACTCACATCAGAGGAGGGTACTAGAATGTTGTACACATCAGGACTACTGCAACAAAGATTTGCATCCTATACTGCCCTCTCTCAGTACCCCCAGTGagtaactaaaacacacacacacacacacgtgcacacacacacacgcacgcacacacacacgcacacacacacatacacgcgcacacacacacacgcgcacacacacacacgcacacacacacatacacgcgcacacacacacacgcgcacacacacacacgcacaggtcAGGTATATGGAGATGTACATCACATCGCTCTCATCATctcagtaactgtgtgtgtgtgtgtgtgtgtgtgtgtttatccagGTCAGGTATATGGAGATGTACATCACATCGCTCTCATCATCTCAGTAACTGTGTGTAGCTTCGTCTTTTCCCTCCTCATTCTTGTCTTCTGCTTCAGGTGAGAAATAtgaacacagttacacaaacaaatagtcccacacacacacagccacatacaaagcagcatgtacacacatgcgcgcagaggcacatacaaacacatgcatatgaacatatgtgtgtgtgtgtgtgagcaggtatAAGCGTCATATAGCTGCTCCCCACTACAGTCTGGGTCTGGAGAAGGATGAGAGTTTCATCCCTGCTGGAGAGTCACTCAAAGACCTGATCGAGCAGTCCCACAGCTCTGGCTCTGGCTCagggctccccctgctggtgaggCATGCACAATACACTCTCATCTCCACTGCTACCGATACCTgcaagtgtgtttatgtagtACACGGGGGTTAGGATTGCTCATGCTGGGgaataatcttttttatttcGTTTAtagtttgtgtgggtgtatgtctGGGTTATGTGTCtacattatgtgtgtatgtgtgtgggggtgtgcgtaTGCGCTTGtctgtgtgaacatgtgtgtacatgtgtgtgtgtaggtacaaCGCACCATAGCGAAGCAGATCCACCTGATTGATCAGGTGGGGAAGGGACGCTATGGTGAGGTGTGGCTGGGCcgctggagaggagagagagtggctGTTAAAGTGTTCTTCACAACGGAGGAGTCGAGTTGGTTCCGTGAGACTGAGATCTATCAGACTGTACTGATGAGACACGAGAATATTCTAGGTAACACaaacactcgcacacatgcacagtgcagacacacacacacacatacagtgaggGGTGGTAATGGAACTACAGTGAGGGTGGTAATGTAAGATAGTTATTAACAGTTTGATGgtggagtgctgtgtgtttgtagacTATCATAGTGTAGTTGGTAGTTTTATGAGATCTGCTGTGTAGTTGTTTGTTCAGTGCTGTGTTTTTTGTAAATTGATTATTGCTGTGTGATTAGTAGTTTGATCTTAGCTGTGTGTTTGGTGCTTTTATGCAGTGTGCTATGTAATCAAAAGTTAAATCTTCTTGTCTGTTTGGTAATTTGTTATTTGCTGTCTGAATGATGGCTTCTATTGTCCTGCACTGCCACTGTGTTTGCTTTCCCAGGGTTCATAGCGGCAGACATTAAAGGCACTGGCTCTTGGACACAGCTCTATCTGATCACGGACTACCATGAGAACGGCTCTCTGTATGACTACCTGCAGTGCAGCAGCCTGGATGTGATCAGAGCGCTGCATCTGGCTCTGTCCGCCGCCGCCGGCCTCTGCCACCTGCACACCGAGATCTTCGGCACGCAGGGCAAGCCTGCCATCGCCCACCGTGACCTCAAGACCAAGAACGTCCTGGTGAAGCAGAACGGCACGTGCTGCATTGCCGACCTCGGCCTCGCCGTGCGCTTCTTCAGGTCCCACATCCCCCAGGGAGCCCAGACTTTCACATTTGAttagtttaaaaacatttccacatCACGTTTTTCTAGAACACTTGAGTGATGTTGTAATAAGTGTGATGTGAGTGTAAATATTAGTATGCAGTGTACATTCATGTGGGCATGTGCCCGTAtaagtgtacatgtgtatttgtgtatgtgcatgtgtacatttgcatgtgtgtgtacatttcaaaatgtatgtttgcatgAGTTTTTTGTTGGTGATAGTGACAGGATTGAGGTGGATGTTTTTTCTAAACGcatctgtgtatgcgtgtgtgtgtgtgtgcatgtacgtgtgtgtgttgtttcacTCAGTGACAGGAACCAGGTGGACGTTCCTCTGAACACACGTGTGGGCACTAAGCGCTACATGGCCCCTGAGGTGCTAGACGAGACTCTGAACAGGGGTCATTTCCACTCGTACATCATGGCTGACATGTACAGCTTTAGCCTTGTGCTGTGGGAGATCTTCCAGCGCTGTGTGTCTGGAGGTACAGCCCTCACTCCCTGTGTGTGAAATaacactctctgtgtgtgaaataacaCTCTGTGTGAAATAACACTAGTTCGATCCTAgttctgtgtttggtagtttgttgtGTCTGTGATGGGTACTTTGagcccagctgtgtttggtagtttgttgCTTCTGTGTGATGGTAGTTCGATCCtagctgtgtttggtagtttgatGTGTCTGTGATGGGTACTTTGagcccagctgtgtttggtagtttgttgcttctgtgtgatggtagtttgagcccagctgtgtttggtagtttgttgtTTCTGCGTGATGGTAGTTGATCCtagctgtgtttggtagtttgatGGGTCTGTGATGGGTAGTTTGagcccagctgtgtttggtagtttgttgtttctgtgtgatgGTAGTTCGATCCTAgttctgtgtttggtagtttgttgtttctgtgtgattGTAGTTCGATCCtagctgtgtttggtagtttgatgtgtctgtgatgggtagtttgagcccagctgtgtttggtagtttgttgcttctgtgtgatggtagtttgagcccagctgtgtttggtagtttgttgtTTCTGCGTGATGGTAGTTGATCCtagctgtgtttggtagtttgatGGGTCTGTGATGGGTAGTTTGagcccagctgtgtttggtagtttgttgtttctgtgtgatgGTAGTTCGATCCTAgttctgtgtttggtagtttgttgtttctgtgtgattGTAGTTCGATCCtagctgtgtttggtagtttgatgtgtctgtgatgggtagtttgagcccagctgtgtttggtagtttgttgcttctgtgtgatggtagtttgagcccagctgtgtttggtagtttgttgtTTCTGCGTGATGGTAGTTGATCCtagctgtgtttggtagtttgatGGGTCTGTGATGGGTAGTTTGagcccagctgtgtttggtagtttgttgtttctgtgtgatgGTAGTTCGATCCTAgttctgtgtttggtagtttgttgtttctgtgtgattGTAGTTCGATCCtagctgtgtttggtagtttgatgtgtctgtgatgggtagtttgagcccagctgtgtttggtagtttgttgcttctgtgtgatggtagtttgagcccagctgtgtttggtagtttgttgtTTCTGCGTGATGGTAGTTGATCCtagctgtgtttggtagtttgatGGGTCTGTGATGGGTAGTTTGagcccagctgtgtttggtagtttgttgtttctgtgtgatgGTAGTTCGATCCTAgttctgtgtttggtagtttgttgtttctgtgtgattGTAGTTCGATCCtagctgtgtttggtagtttgatgtgtctgtgatgggtagtttgagcccagctgtgtttggtagtttgttgcttctgtgtgatggtag
Protein-coding regions in this window:
- the bmpr1ba gene encoding bone morphogenetic protein receptor type-1B, giving the protein MQFWMGNKRWSRVLVLAVLGSLGVLGFSARSEASTLDAILLRSSGKVDGIQETGSDASALPQRILWCYCHHCPEESTNNTCRTDGSCFTMVEEEGGAAVLTSGCLGLVGSEFQCRDTGNSHQRRVLECCTHQDYCNKDLHPILPSLSTPSQVYGDVHHIALIISVTVCSFVFSLLILVFCFRYKRHIAAPHYSLGLEKDESFIPAGESLKDLIEQSHSSGSGSGLPLLVQRTIAKQIHLIDQVGKGRYGEVWLGRWRGERVAVKVFFTTEESSWFRETEIYQTVLMRHENILGFIAADIKGTGSWTQLYLITDYHENGSLYDYLQCSSLDVIRALHLALSAAAGLCHLHTEIFGTQGKPAIAHRDLKTKNVLVKQNGTCCIADLGLAVRFFSDRNQVDVPLNTRVGTKRYMAPEVLDETLNRGHFHSYIMADMYSFSLVLWEIFQRCVSGGMVEEYQIPYHEYVPTDPSYEDMREVVCIKRRRPSLPNHWTGEECLQQMGKLIAECWAHSPASRLTALRVKKTLSKMSEAQDVKL